Genomic window (Lewinellaceae bacterium):
GGCCGTTGAGGATGCCGTCGGCCAGCGGCGCTCCGTAGTGGGTGCATTTGGCGTAGAGGGCGTGGAATTTGCCTTCTACTTTGGCGATCAGGATGTCGGTATCGCCGACTTTGGCCTGTTTCATTTCGCCGTTCTGAAGATCGGATACTTTTACGACTTTTGCTTCCTGGTAGGACATGGCGAGGGAGTTTGGTTAGGAAATGTTCTCTCAGTAATTGTCCATAAATAGGATTTGCAATTCAGGCGAATTATTTTGGTGCCAGGCAAGGCGCGAGGAAGGAGCATAGCAGCGCTACGTGACTGATCGAGCAACGCAGCCTGGTGCCAAAAGAATCGCATCAATTGTAAAGGTTATTTATGGACAATTACTTAAATAGAAAGCAAAAATGGGAGGGGATGTTTATTAGCCATTGCCTTTATTCATACCTTTGACATCAAGGTTTTATACTCCTCCACCCCCTTTCCCGTCAGATACGGCGCCAGCCCGCCCAGGAAGGCTTCGAGATAATAACGGATCACCTTCTCTCCCTTTCCGTCGAAGTGGATTTCCGCATTGGGAATCCAGTTGTCGCCCAGGATAAGCATATTGGTAATGAGGTGATCGTACTGGCCGGGCAGCCATTCTTCCCGCATCAACCCTTTGGCGATAAGATGCTGGAAAGCCGCATGAAACTGCCGGCGCCGCAACTGCATCAGGTTCCGGAATTTTTCTCTGATTGGATCAATTCGGCGCATGATGCGCACAAAGTCCAGCAGCAGGAAGCGGTATTTGTGCAGCAGGCGGAAGGTCGTTTCCGTTGATCGAAGAATACCTGCCAGCCCGGCATCCGCCTGCTGGGAAATTCTGACCGGTTCCTCCAAATCTTCAACAAGCCGGTCGTAGAGCGCCTCGATCAGGACATCCGTGTTTTTGTAATGGTAGCAGAGGTTGCCGTGGCTGATGCCAACCTCTTCGGCGATGCTGCGCACCGTGGCCTGATCGGTGCCTATGTCATTAAACTGCCGCAAGGCAGCTTCCAGTATCCGTTCCTTGGTCTTCATTGTTCGACGAATTTCACGAATTCAAAGATAAAAACATTTTAGAACACTTGTGCTAAATTTAAAAATCTGGTACATTTGCTCTGGATTTTTAGAACACCACTCTGTACGCAATGCCGCAATTGAAGGGGCGTGATTACCGGCTGGCGGTTCCTGCATGCCACCGCTTTGAAGCTCGCCCGCCGACTATGCGACAGCCTGGTGTATTCCTCATCCTTAAAATCATCCGAACCAATGCCTGAACAACCCAATGACAAACAACCGCAGGGCGGCGCCCTTCAAACCGCCCGCCAAACCTACAATGCCTTCGACAATTTTGTCGCCATCCGCGAAGACGACAGCACCCTGGTTATGGCATTCAAACTGCTGCTGCGATTCATCGGCATCTTCGTCATGATCCTGTTGTCGCCTTTTCTGATTATCGGATTGTTTATAGCTTTTGCAGCCGTTTTGTAGTTGCTTTTGCTGATCAAGGTGGCGTAAACGGGTATACGCGAGACACTCAGCCCTTCAGCCATCCAGCAATTCAACCATCCAACCATGCCCTCCGAGGGAGCCATGAAACCATCCAACCATCGGGCCGTGCCCATCCTCCTTTCCGTCCTTCTCCTCCTCTTCCTTCTTCACCAATTCACCCAGAAGGTACTGCACCTATCCATTCCCTGGGCGGATAACTATCTCGACCCCCTGCTCTGCATGCCCATCCTGCTGGGCGGCTACCAGATGGAGCAACGCTGGCTGCTGGGGCGGCAGCAGTTATCTTTTGGGGAGGTAATGGCTATCACGGCCTTTCTGTCTTTTGTTTTCGAATACCTGTTTCCGCGTTTCTCTGCCGGCTTTACCGCCGATTGGTGGGATGTGGCGGCGTATTTTGCCGGGGCGTGGATGTTCTGCCTGGCCCGAAAAAAATTGCAGGATTCGGGAGCGGGAGCGGCTACTACCGATGGGGGCTGGCGCTGATGGTTCCATTTTTGTTCCGAAGCACAATTTTATCCCCAGAGCAATACAAGATATCCACCTCAGGCAACGTTAACCTATCCGTTACTCGTACCTAACCAGGAACACCCTCCCAAAGTAGTCTGCAAAAGCCCAAAGAAAATCCCAAATCGTTATTTGTAACCAAACAAAATGATCTGCAATGAAGCAAATGCTCATCACGGCAGCGATTGCCTGCCTGTCCGTTTTCCAGTTGATTGCCCAGGAGGAAGCCGATATCACCGGCGAGTGGCTCCTCAACATCGAAGAAGCTAAAAGTACTGCGGCTGAAAGAGGCGTCCCCATTCTGATGGTCTTTTCCGGTTCCGACTGGTGCCGCCCCTGCATACAGATGAAACAAGAGGTCTGGGACAGCCCGGCCTTTCAGGAATACGCCCGGGAAGCGCTGGTGCTGCTGCAGCTGGACTTCCCCGCCCGCAAGAAAAACCAGCTCAGCCCCGAGCAGACGGCACACAACGAGGCAATGGCGGAGCAGTACAATTCCAAAGGCGAGTTTCCCACCGCCGTGCTCATTGACGCGGAGGGAAAGGAAATCGCCCATTTCGGCTACAACTCCTCCCTTTCAGCCCAGGACTATGTCGATTATCTGAAAGCACAGATCACACAATGAAAACCTTCAGTGCACTATTGCTGGCCTGGATGTCCACTGCCATAGCGGGCGCTCAGCCCCAGGCGGTTCACCGTCCGGTTAAACTGATGGGCAGCGGTTTTGAGTTCACCGCCATTCACGAGGATGTGGCCCTGGCCAATGCAGCTATTGACGCCGGCATTGCCGAGGTCAGCCGGATCGAGCGCCTCATCTCCTCCTGGGACGAGAACTCTCAGACGAGCGCCATCAACCGGAATGCCGGGATAGCGCCGGTGCCGGTTGACGAAGAATTGTTCCGGCTCATACAGCGCAGCCTTAAGGTGTCGGGCATCACCGATGGCGCCTTTGATATTTCCTTTGCCGCCATTGAAAAGCTCTATCTGTTCAACGGTTCGGACACCACCTTGCCCCCAGCTGATGAAGTGGCGCGCTCGGTAGCTAAGATCAACTTCCGCAACATCATCCTGAATCCTCAGAAGCATACTGTTTTCCTCAAAGAGGAGGGCATGCGCATCGGCTTCGGCGCCATTGGAAAGGGGTATGCCGCCAACCGGGCCCGGGCCGTTATGCAAGCTATGGGCATCGCCAACGGCCTGGTCAATGCTTCGGGCGACCTCACCTGCTGGGGCAAGCAGGAAGACGGCCGGGACTGGGGCATCGCCATCGCCGACCCGGACGACAAAATGAGGGCCATTGCCTGGCTGCCCATCGGGGAAGGGGCCGTGGTTACTTCTGGCGATTATGAAAAATTCCTGATGGTCGACGGCAAGCGCTACGCCCACATCATCGACCCGCGCACCGGCTACCCCACCACCGGCATCAAGAGCGCGACCATCGTCTGCCCTGACGCCGAACTGGCGGACGCCCTGGCCACTTCTGTTTTCGTGCTCGGAAAGGAGCGGGGCCTGGCGCTGATCAACCAGCTCAAAGGCATCGAGTGCCTGATCATCACGGAAGATAATGAACTGCTGGCCTCGAAAAACCTGCAGCTGCAGTATGAAGGAATGATGGAACGAAGGAATGAATAGCCCCTCAATCATTCCTTCGTTCCTTCAATCACTCATTCCTTCAATCACTCAATCACTCATTCATTCCTTCAAACCATGCGAAACATTCCCAAACTAATCCTGGCGCTCCTGCTGCTTGCCTTTCTGGGGCAGTCCTGCGTTTCCGTCAAGGAGTATCAGAAGATGTACCTCAACGACGAGGACATGGCGCTCAGCCCGCGCACGCTGGAGAGTTATGAAACCAATTTTCAATCGTACCGCGAAGGCGCCGCCGGCGCCAACGGCGGCAAAGTAGGAGGAGGATGCGGATGCAACTGATCAGATTATCCGGGCTCGCCCTGCTGTTGGGCTGGAGCCTGCCGGGCCTTTGCCAGGCCCCGGCTTTCGAAAAGCCGGATACCAGTAGCATAAGGGCGCTTGACCCCGCCGAGGTTAATATCCTGTTCAGCTACTATGAGCAGGACGGCAACAATTCTCCCGTCACCGGAGGCATCGGCACGGAGCAATTGACGGACTTTTCCTCGCGCATCGTGGTAAAGGTGCCGGTCAAGGAGCAGTTGACGTTTAACGGAGATTTGGGGTTTGATTCCTACTCCTCCGCTTCTACCGACAATATCGACCGCTATGTGTCTTCGGCTTCCAGCAGCGATACCCGCATTTACGGGACTTTCGGTTTTGACAAAAGCCCAACGGGAAAGAACAGCAACTACGGCCTGAAGCTGGGCGGGTCGCGGGAATACGATTACACCTCCCTTTCGGTTGGCGGGCATTACGCCCTGCTATCAAAGGATGGCAACCGGGAGCTGAACCTCACGGGCCAGGCTTTCTTCGACCGCTGGCAACTCATCTACCCGGACGAACTGCGCCGGGAAGGCCAGTTGGCGCCGACGGATCAGCGTCGGTCCTACAACCTGGGGCTCACTTACTCTCAGGTGATCAACCGCAAGCTGCAGGCCAGCATTTCGCTGGACGGCATCTACATGACCGGCCTGCTTTCCACTCCTTTCCACCGGGTGTACTTCCAGGAACAGCAACAGGCAAGGATTGAACTGTTGCCGGATACCCGCCTCAAGCTGCCGGTGGGGCTGCGGCTGAATTACTACGTTGCGGATTTCCTCATCGCCCGCCTTTACTACCGCTACTATTGGGACAGTTGGGGCATTCAGGCGCAGACCGCCAGCCTGGAACTGCCGGTTAAGATCAACCGCTTCTTCTCGGTGTATCCTTTCTATCGCTACCACAACCAAACGGCGGCCGATTATTTCCTGCCTTATAAGGAGCATACCCTGGACGAGGAGTTTTATACCTCCGACTACGACCTGGCGGCACTCGATAGCCACACCTATGGCCTGGGCATCCGTTATGCGCCGGTCGACGGCCTGGCGCGGATCAAATTTCCGATGGGCAAGCACAAAGATGTGCTGCTGCTTCGGGGCTTTGACCTGCGTTTTGCGCATTACGAACGGTCGCCGAGCCTGAAGGCGAATGTGGTGAGTTTGGGGCTGAATTTTACGTATTGACGGGGTGGTGAACGCGGATTGGCGGCTTTAGGGGGGATAGGACGCGGATGTACGCGGATTGGGCGGATGGACGCGGATTGGCGGCGTTGGGGGGATGGGACGCGGATGTACGCAGGGATTGTCAGCTCTTTTGGCATAGTTTCCTCAAAGCGAAAATTGCTGGAGCAGTGTAGCGTGCTTTTTATAAAATCCTGTATTTCAGGAATTAAGATTAAAAAATAGAAAAAACAAACACAAATTAAGCCCTGCGCCAGGAGTGCCAACTGTCCTGGACATTGTAACGGCTTTCTCCTAATTTGCAGTTATCAATCAAGCGAGCCATAGGAAGTAACTTTCCCTATCAGCTTGGAGATTATAACCAAAAATCAGGACGAAATGAGCGAGATTCTAAAACCCATCGAAACGATCGGCAGGCAGACAACCAAAAAAGGCATCGTCGAATTGGCAAAGGCACACGCTGGCCAGATTATGGAAAACGGTTACGACTTGCTAAAGGTCTATGTCGAATTGAAAAGGTACGAGGCCTACCTGGATACGATCATTCAGGAAATTAAAGACTCCACAACCAAAAAGGCAGCGGAGAAAGGCGAGAGGGATTTCCGATACGCCAATGCCAGAGTCATCATTGGAAAAAGAACGAAATATCATTACGAGGGCGATCTCAAATGGAGGCTGCTGAATGATGAATTGGAACGGGCCAAGCAAGAGCGGAAGGCCCGGGAAACCCTGCTCAAACAGGTTGAGGGGGAAACGGGAGAAATTGTCAATCCGGAAACGGGAGAGGTAGAGCAGGCAACCGCACCCATCCGCGAGGTGGTCAGCCAGATCATCATCCGGTTGTAAAAACAGCCATAAAACGACCGTTCTTCAACTCAGCTAATCTCCCAGGTCGTGCCGCCGGCGAGCAGTTCATCCAGCCTCCCCTCCCCTTTCTGCCCGACGGCCTGCTTGAGCTGATCGTAGAGCAGGTCTTCGTAACAAGGCCGCTCGGCGGCATAAAGCACGCCGAAGGGGCGCGGCAGGAAATCTTGCCGTTGTTGGTTGGGAACATCGAAAAACCGGGACAGCATGTGGGCCTTGCAGATGTCGGTTTCGTCGTGTATCCAAAGGTCGCCGGGGGAATAGCCGTCGTTTTCCAGGTCTACTATTTGGGGGCGGAAGCAGTCGAGGCGAATGCCTTTCTCCCTATTCTTTCCAAAGCGCAGGGGCTGGCCGTGTTCCAGGAAAAGCGTCGTTTGGGGTTTGGTTTCCTTGTCGGTAAAGGTGAAGAAAGCGCCGTCGTTGAAGATGTTGCAGTTCTGATAAATCTCCAGGAAGGAAGTGCCCTGGTGTTCATGGCAACGATGGATCATCTCTTTGAGGTGCTTCGGGTCGCGGTCCATGGCGCGGGCGACGAAGGTGCCTTCGGCGCCGAGGGCAAAGGCCAGCGGGTTGACCGGATGGTCGAGGGAACCCAGGGGGGTGGACTTGGTCACCTTGTATTCTTCGGAGGTGGGCGAGTACTGCCCCTTGGTCAGGCCGTAAATCTGGTTGTTGAACAGCAGGACGTTCACGTTGAAATTGCGCCGCAACAGGTGCAGCAGGTGGTTGCCGCCGATGGACAACCCGTCGCCGTCGCCGGTGATCACCCAAACGTGCAAATCCGGGTTGGCCAGCTTCAGCCCGGAAGCTACTGCCGGCGCCCGCCCGTGGATGGAGTGCATCCCGTAGGTTTCCATATAATAGGGAAAGCGGGAAGAGCAGCCGATGCCGGAAATGATGGCCACCTGGTCGCGGTCGAGGCCCAATTCGGCAAATACCGTCTGCACCTGCTTGAGGATGGAATAGTCGCCGCAGCCCGGGCACCAGCGCACGTCCTGGTCGGTGGCAAAATCTTTGGCGGCTAATGGTATGGTTCCGTTCGTTGTTGGCATGTTGAATAAGTGATTGAGTGATTGAATACCAGTGCTAGTTACGCACCCAAAACCTGCTTTGCAAAATCCCTCAATTCCGCTTTCGTAATCGGCACCCCCTGAATCTTATTATAAGGCACCACCTCCCGGAGGAATTTATCCCGGATCACTTTAGAAAGCTGTCCGTTGTTGATCTCCGGGATGATCACCGTATCGTAGTTATCCAGCATGGCGCCCAGGTTGCGGGGGAAAGGGCGCAGGTGCCGCAGGTGGGCGTGGGCCACTTCGTAACCTTCTTCCAGCAGGCTCTGCACCACCGACTTGATCACGCCGTAGGTGGAACCCCAGCCCAGGAAGAGGGCCTGTCCTTTTGAAGGCCCTTCGGACAGTTCCTGCTCCGGAATAAAATCGGCGATCTTTTCCACTTTAGCTTCCCGGATTTTCACCATATATTCGTGATTGGCCGGGTCGTAGGACACCTCGCCGGTGCCCGCCTGTTTTTCCAGCCCGCCGATGCGGTGCGCCAAACCTTTGGTGCCGGGAATAGCCCACTCGCGCACATAACGCTCATCGCGGCCGTAGGGCAGGTATGGCTCGCCGTTTTCCGGAGGCTTCCTGAATTCAACCTTTATTTCGGGAATGTCTTTGGCTTTCGGAAACTTCCAGGGTTCCGCCCCGTTGGCGATGTAGCCGTCGCTGAGCAGGATGACCGGCGTCATGTGCTGCAGGGCAATGCGGCAGGCTTCAAACGCTGCGAAGAAGCAATCCGCCGGAGAGCTGGCGGAAATGACGGGCAGGGGGCTTTCGCCATTGCGCCCGTAGAGGGCCTGCAGGAGGTCCGACTGCTCCGTTTTGGTCGGCAGGCCGGTGGAGGGGCCCCCGCGTTGGATGTCGCAGACAACCAGGGGCAGCTCCAGCATGAGGGCCAGGCCCATGGCTTCCGTTTTCAGGGCAAGGCCCGGGCCCGAGGTGCCGGTCACCGCGAGGTTGCCTCCGTAGGCCGCCCCGATGGCGGCGCAGATGGCGGCGATCTCGTCTTCTGCCTGGAATGTCCGCACGCCGAAATGCTTGTATTGCGCCAGGCCGTGCAGTATATCGGAAGCCGGGGTAATCGGATAGCTGCCATAGAACAACGGCAGGCCCGCTTTCTGAGCGGCGGCAATCAGGCCGATCACCAGGGCTTCATTGCCCATCACATTGCGGTAGGTGCCCTTTTCCAGGGGCGCCGCTTTCACATTGTAGCGGGTGGTGAAGGTTTCCGTCGTCTCCCCGTAGTGGTAGCCTGCCTTCAGAGCGGTGATGTTGGCGTCGAGGATTTCCGGTTTGCGCCCGAATTTGGCGCTGAGGTACTCAATGGTGGAATCCATCTGCCGGTTGTAGCGCCAGTACAGGAAACCCAGGACGAACATATTCTTGCACAAGTCCTTTTCCTTGGTGCTCAGCGGCACGTCCTTCAGGCTCTCGCGGGTGAGTTTGGTGACCTGTATTTCCAATACCTCGAAGCCCTCCAGGCTACCATCATCCAGCGGGTTTTGACCATCTTCGTACTTGGCCAGGCGCAGGTTTTTCTTGTCGAAACCGTCGGTATTGACGATGATGGCGCTGCCCGGCTCCATCCGGCCGAGGTTGGATTTCAGGGCGGCGGCGTTCATGGCGACCAGCACGTCGTAGTCATCCCCCGGAGTGAGGATTTCCCGGCTGCCGAAGTGCAGCTGGAAGCCGGAGACGCCCGCCAGGGTGCCCTGCGGCGCCCGAATCTCCGCCGGGAAGTCCGGGAAAGTGGCCAGGTCGCTGCCGCCCAGGGCAGTATTGTCGGTAAACAAGGTTCCCGTCAGCTGCATCCCGTCGCCGGAATCGCCGGCGAACTTTATGGTTACTTCTTCCTGTATTTCGGTTGTTTTTCGCATGTAAATACTTTCCTTCTTACTTGTTGTGTACACTTTTTCAACGGAAAAGTTCTGAATATCAAACCTGAACCGGCTGCAAAGATCAGCTTTTCCGGAGAATGGACAAAATCCGGCGGCCTCTGGCTTTGTAGGCGGCGGTATTAAACTCCATCTGGCTTTCGATGACCAGGGCGAGTTCTTCCTGCAACTCCGGTATGCCATCGGCTATTTTGGAGGCCAGAGACATGCTGAAAGCCTGAATGGCGGGCAGCGCTTTGGGGTTCAGGAGGGCATTGATGCAAAAATCGTAGAGTTCTCCCTGAAATTCTTCGGGAATGGCCGTGCGTTCCAGTGCCTTGAGGAGGTTGCGGTGCACGGCATTATGGTTGGGTTGCAAAAGCAGGCTTACTGCCTCCGGCAGATAAGGCTGAAGGCTGTCCGGCGCCTCGGCGGTCACGGTGTCCAGTACCCAGCTGGCGCGTTGGGGCAAAGGGGGATCGCCGTTTCGGATCAACTCCCAGAGTTCCTCAAAGGTAAATACGCCCGTCAGAATCTGCCGGGTTATCGCCAGGGCGTTGGCTTTGGAGTGTTCCCGGAGTAGAGATTGCCGGAGGTTCATGGATGGCGTTTGTGAACAAAATAGGCTTCTTTGGCCAGAAAAAAAACTTTCGGGACCAGACGATTCCACTTCCTTGTGGGTTGAACCCATTTCCAACAATTCCTTTTGCTATTTTCAGGTATATTTGCGCCAGCAAAAGCCAATTTTCCCAGACATGATCAACATAACCGTGATTGGCCGCGACGGCCAGAAGCACCCCCTGGAAACCCCCACTGATATGGGCCTCAACCTCATGGAGGTTTGCAAAGCCTACGAATTGCCCGTGAAGGGCACCTGCGGCGGCATGGCTCTCTGTTCTACCTGCCACGTCTACATCCTTTCCGGCCACGAGCTGCCTGAGATGAGCGCCGACGAGGAAGACATGCTCGACCAGGCCTTCTTTGTGGAAGACAACTCCCGCCTGGGCTGCCAGATAAGGATGACGGAGGAAGTGGACGGGCTGGAGGTGCGGCTGGCGCCGGAGGATGAGGAGGTGTAAAGTCAAAGTCTGGAGACTTCGACCAGCTTCTTGTTAACGGTGTACCTGCCGGCAGCAAAACAACAAATTCTTTCCTACCTTTACCACTGCCCAAAAACTAGTTGATATGAAAAAAGTAATACTGTCGGCAGTTGCCGCCTTGTTCATTTATTGCGCTCAGGCTCAGGAGAGCATCTCCGGCATCATCAACGCCTACACGGCGGTCCAATCCATTGATTATTGCAATAACGCCCTACAGGTTTCCACCACCAACGGTTTTGCGGAAGGAGACGCTCTGATGCTCATTCAGATGCAGGGGGCCGCTATAAACGTCAGCAATACAGCAGCTTACGGTAGCGTTACCGACCTGGGGCAGGCGGGCCTGTACGAGCGGGCGGTGATCGCCGCCATCAATGGCCTGGAAATCACGCTGGAAAAGGCGCTGCTCAATGAATACGATACGGACGGCGCCGTGCAAGTCGTGAGCCTGCCCGATTATCCTTCCGGGGCGCTGGTGACGGATATCCTGACCGCCAGGCCGTGGGACGGCAACATCGGCGGCGTCCTGGCGCTGGAGGCCTCCACCATCAGCTTACAGGCGCCCATCGATGTCAGCGGCAAGGGGTTTCGGGGAGGCTCCGCTGCCCTCGATTATACGGGCGACTGCAATTTCATCGATAACTTCAACAGCTTTGCCTACGATGAAACCAGCATCCGTGGAGGCCGCAAAGGCGAAGGCATCAGTGCAATTCTCCCCAACCGGGCACGCGGGCGCGGCTCGCAGGCCAATGGCGGCGGCGGCGGCAACGACCACAATTCGGGCGGCGGCGGCGGCGGCAACGTCACCACCGGCGGGCAGGGCGGCCAGAACAACAACCCCAGCTTCTTCGGATGCGACGGGCTGAATCCCGGCCAGGGCGGCAAGGCGATCAACGGCGTCTCTACCGACCGCATCTTCATGGGCGGCGGCGGCGGCGCCGGCCACGGCAACAATAACGTCGCTACGGATGGAGGCCTGGGCGGCGGCATCATCATCATCCGTGCCATGGACATTGTCGGCAACGGCTTTCCCATCCGCGCCAACGGCCTCTGGGCCAGCACTTCAGTTGGAGACGGCGGCGGCGGCGGCGGCGGCGGCGGCACCATCGCCCTGGTTCTGGAAAATGGAGACGGCAACGGCCTGATGCTGGAGGCCATCGGCGGCCTGGGCGGCAATGCCAATAACAACAATGCCAGCCAGTGCTTTGGCCCGGGCGGAGGGGGCAGCGGCGGCCGGATTCTGCGTTCCGGCGCTGCCATGGCCGCCATCTCCCTGGCAGGAGGGCCATCCGGGTTGAGCACCAACTCCAGCGCTTGTTCGGAAGGGCCCAATAGCGCAGCAGCCGGCAGCGCCGGCGCCAGCCAAAGCTTCGAGAACCTGCCGGAAAGCAGTGAGGATTTTGCACCGTATCAACTGCTGGCCCAAACCGGAGACACCAGCAGCTGCGCCGGACTGCCCCTAACCCTGCCGGTATCGGTGCAGGGCTCCGGAATCAGTTTTCAGTGGCAGGTGGATGAAGGCAACGGCTTTACCGGCCTGCAGAGCGGTTCCGAATACGGCCCCACCGATGTGCCCAATTTGCTCATCAATGTGGTCAACAACGCCATGGACGGCAACCAATACCGCCTGCAGATCACCGGCGACTGCATTGGCACCGTTTTTACCGTTCCATTGACGCTCAGCGTATCGCCCGGCCCCCTGGCGGCCTTCACTTTTACTGCCAACGGCCTGATGGCCAGTTTCGACAATACCTCTACCAATGCCGACAGCTACAGTTGGGATTTTGGCGACGGGAACGGAAGCGCCGTATTCGAACCTACGCATACTTTTCCTGGGCCGGGGACTTATAATGTAACACTTTCTGCCGGCAACAGCGCTTGTGGCGATACGGCCTCCTTTTCTACTCAAATCCAGATTGCGCTGGCCCAGCCGCCGCAGGCCGCCTTCCAGCCCACGCCGGCAAGCGGCTGCACTCCTTTGTCCGTCTTGTTCAGCAACACCAGCACCGGCGACGGCAATATCACCTATCAGTGGTTATTCCCGGGCGGCGACCCGGCCACTTCGACGGATGGAGCGCCCATCGTGAATTACAACAACCCCGGCGTTTTCGACGTCACCCTTATCGCTGCCAACAGCGCCGGCAGCGATACCTTGACGATAACCGGAGCGGTACAGGTTGGGGCCTCCCCGATGGCCGGTTTTGAATTGGCAAAGAATGATCTCGCCATTACTTTATCCAACTTGTCGTCCAATGCCGACAGTTACTTTTGGGACTTCGGGGATGGGAACACCTCCACCGCTACCGATCCTACGCACACTTATGACAGCGCGGGCGACTACGAAGTCAGCCTCACCGTAACCAACCTTTGTGGAAGCGACGTCTTGGTTTTTCCCGTCAGCGTCGCCCGGCGGCCCACCCCCCAGTATTCTACTGAAAACCCAACCAGTGGATGCCCGGGGCATACCGTTTATTTCGTCAACGAGTCTGTTGGCGATTACGACAGCCTGCGGTGGGACTTCCCCGGCGGCATGCCCGCCACGTCCGATATTCCCAACCCGGAGGTCATGTACGGCGCTGCGGGGCAGTACACGGTACAGCTCACCCTCTTCTGGCTGGAAGGGGAAGAGATGCTGTCTCAGGCCCAGGCCATTGCCATACAGGATGGCCCGGTAGCCGGATTCACCTTCAGCCTCGACGGGCTGGCCGCCACCTTTACCAACCTGTCCACCCTCGCCACCAGCTATGCCTGGGATTTTGGAGACGGGGCCGGCAGCAATGAGGAAAACCCGGTGCATGCTTTCTCCACCCCCGGCACTTATGAAGTGACACTCCTGGCCAGCAACGGCGCCTGCACCGATACTACCTCTCTAGAAATAACGGTGCAGCAGGTTCCGGAGGCCTCCTTCCAGCCTATGCCCGCTGTGGGCTGCGCCCCCCTATCCGTCCTGTTCAACAACACCAGCACCGGCGGCAGCGGCACTACTTACCAGTGGTTCTTCCCCGGCGGCAGCCCCGCTACTTCTACAGAAGGCTCGCCGATTGTGAACTACAG
Coding sequences:
- a CDS encoding PKD domain-containing protein; amino-acid sequence: MKKVILSAVAALFIYCAQAQESISGIINAYTAVQSIDYCNNALQVSTTNGFAEGDALMLIQMQGAAINVSNTAAYGSVTDLGQAGLYERAVIAAINGLEITLEKALLNEYDTDGAVQVVSLPDYPSGALVTDILTARPWDGNIGGVLALEASTISLQAPIDVSGKGFRGGSAALDYTGDCNFIDNFNSFAYDETSIRGGRKGEGISAILPNRARGRGSQANGGGGGNDHNSGGGGGGNVTTGGQGGQNNNPSFFGCDGLNPGQGGKAINGVSTDRIFMGGGGGAGHGNNNVATDGGLGGGIIIIRAMDIVGNGFPIRANGLWASTSVGDGGGGGGGGGTIALVLENGDGNGLMLEAIGGLGGNANNNNASQCFGPGGGGSGGRILRSGAAMAAISLAGGPSGLSTNSSACSEGPNSAAAGSAGASQSFENLPESSEDFAPYQLLAQTGDTSSCAGLPLTLPVSVQGSGISFQWQVDEGNGFTGLQSGSEYGPTDVPNLLINVVNNAMDGNQYRLQITGDCIGTVFTVPLTLSVSPGPLAAFTFTANGLMASFDNTSTNADSYSWDFGDGNGSAVFEPTHTFPGPGTYNVTLSAGNSACGDTASFSTQIQIALAQPPQAAFQPTPASGCTPLSVLFSNTSTGDGNITYQWLFPGGDPATSTDGAPIVNYNNPGVFDVTLIAANSAGSDTLTITGAVQVGASPMAGFELAKNDLAITLSNLSSNADSYFWDFGDGNTSTATDPTHTYDSAGDYEVSLTVTNLCGSDVLVFPVSVARRPTPQYSTENPTSGCPGHTVYFVNESVGDYDSLRWDFPGGMPATSDIPNPEVMYGAAGQYTVQLTLFWLEGEEMLSQAQAIAIQDGPVAGFTFSLDGLAATFTNLSTLATSYAWDFGDGAGSNEENPVHAFSTPGTYEVTLLASNGACTDTTSLEITVQQVPEASFQPMPAVGCAPLSVLFNNTSTGGSGTTYQWFFPGGSPATSTEGSPIVNYSNPGVFDVTLIATNNAGTSTLILSEGIRVGGPPTADFGLANDNLTIVLTNLSTGADNFFWDFGDGNTSTAANPAHSYSSSGDYEVSLTVMNACGSDVMVLPVAIIRRPAPLYATENPSSGCVPYTVYFVNRSLGDYDSLRWDFPGGMPATTDIANPEVVYQAPGQYDVQLTLFWANGEEVLAEPQAITVLQRPQPAFAFQLDGLTASFTNLSSNATDFTWNFGDGTTSEEQNPVHTFPGPGNYNVTLNASNQGNCTRAIGQTVFIQPSGTEERPLPEGVRLFPNPTSGEMRLQSEQPDWYPVQWRLLNLQGQVLESGTAHQDRQWELGAWPTGAYLLQFFNEKGWWTASVVRY